A single genomic interval of Spinacia oleracea cultivar Varoflay chromosome 6, BTI_SOV_V1, whole genome shotgun sequence harbors:
- the LOC110784352 gene encoding protein STAY-GREEN homolog, chloroplastic, giving the protein MTTLAASMLLPSKLKPCFPEDKSSLFSSRCSKSSSKRNQSQSPSPVMRLFGPAIFEASKLKVLFLGVDKEKEKHPPKLPRTYTLTHSDITSKITLAISQTINNSQLQGWYNKLYRDEVVAEWKKVKGKMSLHVHCHISGGHFLLDLCAKLRYYIFCKELPVVLNAFVHGDENLFNNNPELQEAMVMVYFHSSIPEFNKVECWGPLHEALDLTSKNKKKVMMMTINQHDSKQDDDDDEEEEEEEVASFTSNSKWEEILEPCTEPCRCCFPPTNLITWTPSLSQHHHQQQQLPGDVSIPPS; this is encoded by the exons ATGACTACTTTGGCTGCCTCGATGTTGCTACCATCAAAGCTCAAACCTTGTTTTCCTGAAGATAAATCATCTCTTTTTAGTTCCAGATGTAGCAAATCTTCATCCAAGAGAAACCAATCTCAATCTCCTTCCCCT GTGATGAGATTATTTGGGCCAGCAATATTTGAAGCATCAAAATTGAAAGTATTGTTCTTGGGAGTTgataaagagaaagagaaacacCCACCAAAGTTGCCCAGAACTTATACTCTTACTCATAGTGATATTACCTCCAAGATCACTTTGGCTATCTCTCAAACTATTAACAATTCCCAG TTGCAAGGATGGTATAACAAATTGTATAGAGATGAGGTGGTGGCAGAATGGAAGAAAGTGAAGGGGAAAATGTCACTACATGTTCATTGTCACATTAGTGGTGGTCATTTCCTCTTAGATTTGTGTGCAAAATTGCGATACTACATCTTTTGCAAGGAGCTTCCTGTG GTACTGAATGCATTTGTGCATGGGGACGAAAATTTGTTCAACAACAACCCAGAATTACAAGAAGCAATGGTGATGGTGTATTTCCATTCAAGTATCCCTGAATTCAACAAAGTCGAATGTTGGGGCCCACTCCATGAGGCACTAGACCTTACTTCCAAAAACAAGAAGAaggtgatgatgatgacgatAAATCAACATGATAGCAAGCAAGATGACGATGAtgacgaagaagaagaagaagaagaagttgctTCATTTACAAGCAACTCGAAATGGGAAGAAATATTAGAGCCTTGCACGGAACCATGTAGATGTTGCTTTCCACCTACTAATTTGATTACTTGGACTCCTTCATtatcacaacatcatcatcaacaacaacaacttcCTGGAGACGTTTCGATTCCGCCATCGTAA
- the LOC110784350 gene encoding agamous-like MADS-box protein AGL19, whose amino-acid sequence MVRGKTQMKRIENDSSRQVTFSKRRNGLLKKAFELSVLCDAEVALIIFSPTGKLYEFASSSTSRTIDRYQKHMKELRGVKSKVSDRNMLQFKEDANELEKKLKSLELSKRRLLGDSLESCSIDELQDLEKQLDKSLSTIRAKKNALFKVQIDKLYEEEKLLLKENARLKEKLQNSLPVPLSVRQPTDDDQRNNVQDDVETELFIGLPESRNSRCLP is encoded by the exons ATGGTGAGAGGGAAAACACAAATGAAGAGGATTGAGAATGATTCAAGCAGACAAGTGACTTTCTCAAAGAGGAGAAATGGGTTGCTGAAAAAAGCTTTTGAGCTTTCTGTTCTTTGTGATGCTGAAGttgcacttattattttctctccCACTGGTAAACTCTATGAGTTTGCTAGCTCAAG TACAAGCAGGACAATCGATCGATATCAAAAACATATGAAGGAGCTGCGTGGTGTGAAGAGCAAAGTGTCGGACAGAAACATGCTG CAATTCAAGGAAGATGCTAATGAACTTGAGAAGAAGCTAAAGAGCCTCGAACTTTCTAAAAG GAGGTTACTTGGAGATAGTCTAGAATCGTGTTCCATTGATGAGCTTCAAGATCTTGAAAAACAGTTGGATAAAAGCCTTTCCACTATCAGAGCTAAAAAG AATGCCTTGTTCAAAGTGCAGATTGACAAGTTGTATGAAGAG GAGAAGCTCTTGCTCAAAGAGAATGCTCGGCTGAAAGAGAAG CTTCAGAATTCATTACCAGTTCCGCTAAGCGTACGACAACCAACAGATGATGATCAGAGGAACAACGTGCAAGACGACGTAGAAACCGAGCTGTTTATAGGTCTACCGGAAAGCAGAAATAGTCGATGTCTTCCATAG
- the LOC110784351 gene encoding pto-interacting protein 1, with product MSCFGCFGGDAAHRPADNGGGYMPRNLAGRDGMYQLVDNAPSKPPVRVQPIEVPQISVDELREVTENYGSNALIGEGSYGRVYYGVLKNGRAAAIKKLDASKQPDNEFLAQVSMVSRLKHDNFVELLGYCVDGNLRILAYEFASNGSLHDILHGRKGVKGAQPGPVLSWAQRVKIAVGAARGLEFLHEKAVPTIFHRDIKSSNILLFDDDVAKIGDFDLSNQAPDMAARLHSTRVLGTFGYHAPEYAMTGQLNAKSDVYSFGVVLLELLTGRKPVDHTLPRGQQSLVTWATPKLSEDKVKQCVDPRLSGEYPAKAVAKMAAVAALCVQYESDFRPNMSIVVKALQPLLNAARHVANNGVPI from the exons ATGAGCTGCTTTGGCTGTTTTGGAGGAGATGCAGCCCATAGGCCTGCAGACAACGGAGGTGGTTACATGCCCAGAAACTTGGCAG ggagAGATGGAATGTATCAGTTAGTTGATAATGCACCTAGCAAGCCTCCAGTGAGAGTCCAGCCTATAGAGGTCCCTCAAATTTCTGTGGATGAACTAAGGGAAGTTACGGAGAACTATGGATCCAATGCTTTAATAGGGGAGGGATCATATGGTAGAGTGTACTATGGGGTGCTTAAAAATGGGCGTGCAGCAGCAATTAAAAAACTGGATGCAAGCAAACAACCAGATAACGAATTTTTAGCTCAG GTTTCTATGGTTTCAAGGCTAAAACATGACAATTTTGTTGAATTGCTTGGTTACTGTGTTGATGGCAACCTACGCATTCTTGCCTATGAGTTTGCATCAAATGGATCTCTGCATGACATCCTTCACG GGAGGAAGGGTGTGAAAGGAGCACAGCCTGGACCTGTTTTGTCGTGGGCTCAACGTGTTAAAATTGCAGTAGGTGCTGCGAGGGGACTTGAGTTTTTGCATGAGAAGGCGGTTCCCACCATTTTTCATCGTGATATCAAGTCTAGTAATATACTTCTCTTTGATGATGATGTTGCTAAGATTGGTGATTTTGATCTGTCAAATCAAGCTCCCGATATGGCAGCAAGACTTCATTCTACGAGAGTTCTTGGAACTTTTGGCTACCATGCACCAGA GTATGCAATGACCGGGCAGCTTAATGCCAAGAGTGATGTGTACAGTTTTGGCGTTGTCTTGCTTGAGCTTCTCACTGGCCGGAAACCTGTTGATCATACATTACCTCGTGGACAGCAAAGTCTGGTGACATGG GCTACACCTAAACTCAGTGAAGACAAAGTCAAGCAGTGTGTTGATCCTAGACTCAGCGGAGAGTATCCTGCCAAGGCTGTTGCGAAG ATGGCTGCAGTTGCTGCATTGTGCGTACAGTATGAATCTGATTTTCGCCCAAACATGAGTATAGTTGTCAAGGCACTACAACCCCTTTTGAATGCTGCACGACACGTTGCCAATAATGGTGTTCCAATCTAG